In a genomic window of Curtobacterium sp. MCBD17_035:
- a CDS encoding TIGR04255 family protein: protein MNQSFPNAPLIELAAQVRWTEPALKRPDEGDDFVVLAQTWDPVFDRLGQVLARHGYSRTERLLPQGSEIEEGQPVIRYRRAEDTETTVIFQAGAGAFSVNAIPPYKTWSDFRPAIEIGLMSLVEALAESDLDRLTTSISLNYINAFDERFTGGDRMKFLESTLGFNVQIPPGVQNALAGEPDNAFLSLSGRTADGDRMQFKTGLGNVQNTPQVILDCLALSRASASLNMSEVMLVFDRLHSVIHDTFMTLAKSFIGVLEGE, encoded by the coding sequence GTGAACCAGTCCTTCCCGAACGCACCTTTGATCGAGCTAGCAGCGCAAGTCCGTTGGACCGAACCAGCACTCAAGCGTCCGGACGAGGGTGATGACTTCGTCGTACTGGCTCAGACCTGGGATCCCGTTTTCGACCGTCTTGGCCAGGTGCTGGCGCGGCACGGATATTCGCGCACTGAAAGACTTCTTCCTCAGGGTTCTGAGATTGAGGAAGGGCAGCCGGTCATTCGCTATCGACGTGCCGAAGACACCGAAACCACTGTTATTTTCCAGGCGGGCGCTGGCGCCTTTTCCGTCAACGCCATTCCGCCCTACAAAACATGGTCTGATTTTCGGCCGGCAATCGAGATCGGCCTCATGTCCTTGGTTGAAGCCCTTGCGGAATCTGATCTCGATCGACTGACAACGTCCATCAGCCTCAACTACATCAACGCCTTCGACGAACGGTTCACCGGCGGCGACAGGATGAAGTTCCTCGAGTCCACCCTTGGCTTCAATGTGCAGATCCCGCCGGGGGTACAGAATGCGCTGGCTGGTGAGCCCGACAACGCTTTCTTGTCGCTGAGCGGCCGGACAGCGGACGGCGACAGGATGCAGTTCAAGACAGGCCTGGGCAATGTGCAAAATACGCCCCAGGTAATTCTCGATTGTCTTGCACTCTCTAGGGCCAGTGCAAGTTTGAACATGTCAGAAGTGATGCTGGTCTTCGACCGGCTTCACTCGGTGATTCACGACACATTCATGACGCTCGCCAAGAGCTTCATTGGAGTACTCGAGGGGGAGTAG